In Helianthus annuus cultivar XRQ/B chromosome 3, HanXRQr2.0-SUNRISE, whole genome shotgun sequence, a single window of DNA contains:
- the LOC110932042 gene encoding uncharacterized protein LOC110932042 — translation MSNFVFMSDRQKGILEAVSRLFPCAEHRFCVRHIHENMQLTFKGRAYKDILWKLARSTTVFYFEKTMEELKRMNTKAHLWLSKIDPIHWSRSHFTGRGKSDVLLNNMCEVFNSKILDGRDKPIITILEYIREYCMRRIVNVLQVIDKTDGPLTPFATELFEEIKKSASGCRVSWNGGDQYGVAGPEGWDSLVHPIYHLDTWKQVYNFKVFPVNGMSLWNKSRVPTTIIAPKYHKPVGRPKKKRKRSLVEKEDVQKAGKLLKKNLQGSCGKCKGKGHNSRTCTGVLPDQQNKGVKTKTMKKGCEGKNVQKKQGRGKKKA, via the exons ATGTCCAATTTTGTGTTCATGAGTGACAGACAAaag GGAATACTTGAAGCTGTGTCTAGGTTATTTCCATGTGCTGAACACAGATTCTGTGTTAGACACATCCATGAAAACATGCAACTTACATTCAAAGGGAGAGCTTATAAAGACATATTATGGAAACTAGCAAGAAGCACAACAGTTTTCTACTTTGAGAAGACAATGGAAGAACTCAAAAGAATGAACACAAAGGCACATCTGTGGTTGTCTAAGATAGACCCTATACACTGGTCCAGATCACATTTCACAG GAAGGGGAAAATCAGATGTATTATTAAATAACATGTGTGAGGTGTTTAACTCTAAGATTCTAGATGGTAGAGATAAACCAATCATCACCATCTTAGAATACATCAGAGAATATTGCATGAGGAGAATAGTTAATGTGCTTCAAGTAATTGACAAAACTGATGGGCCCCTCACACCATTTGCTACAGAGCTGTTTGAAGAGATCAAGAAAAGTGCTTCAGGTTGCAGGGTTAGCTGGAATGGAGGGGATCAGTATGGTGTTGCAGGACCAG AAGGTTGGGATTCCTTAGTGCATCCAATATACCATCTAGACACATGgaaacaagtttacaacttcaagGTGTTTCCCGTAAATGGCATGTCTCTTTGGAACAAATCAAGGGTTCCCACTACAATCATAGCACCAAAATATCACAAGCCAGTTGGTAGaccaaaaaagaaaagaaaaagatctCTAGTTGAGAAAGAGGATGTGCAGAAGGCAGGCAAGTTATTGAAGAAAAACCTTCAAGGATCATGTGGTAAGTGTAAAGGTAAAGGCCACAACAGCAGGACCTGTACAGGTGTGCTGCCAGATCAGCAAAACAAGGGTGTGAAGACAAAGACAATGAAAAAAGGTTGTGAGGGTAAAAATGTCCAAAAGAAGCAGGGTAGGGGAAAGAAGAAAGCCTGA